In Mycobacterium gallinarum, a single window of DNA contains:
- a CDS encoding SDR family NAD(P)-dependent oxidoreductase codes for MGVLDGRKALVTGAGRGIGAAVAEGLAAEGATVMVSDAGVAVDGSGHDAGPAESVAAAINERGGKAFSDTTDITDFGACEELINRAASTLGGFDIMVNAAGILRDNMIFKMSEQDFDTVVSVHLKGTFNLTRHAASWWRENRGGQYRLINFTSMSGLHGAPSQPNYAAAKMGIVGLTYSCANALAGYGVRSNAIAPIAGTRMTQGIKGGGSLDYSAENKRLAPENVVPPVIYLASEQSEWLNRRIIFAGNGRISLMTNPVFEREIVSASGTWDIPTAFAEIEASFKGSVSPNIFDKPPAS; via the coding sequence ATGGGAGTCCTGGACGGACGAAAGGCGCTGGTGACCGGTGCTGGGCGCGGAATCGGAGCGGCCGTTGCCGAGGGGTTGGCAGCCGAAGGGGCCACTGTGATGGTGTCCGATGCCGGCGTCGCGGTCGACGGCAGCGGCCACGATGCGGGTCCGGCCGAAAGTGTCGCCGCCGCGATCAACGAGCGCGGGGGTAAAGCCTTCTCCGACACCACCGACATAACCGATTTCGGCGCCTGCGAGGAGCTGATCAACCGTGCCGCGTCGACGCTGGGCGGATTCGACATCATGGTCAATGCCGCTGGAATCCTTCGCGACAACATGATCTTCAAGATGAGTGAACAGGATTTCGACACCGTCGTTTCGGTTCATTTGAAAGGTACGTTCAACCTGACTCGGCATGCGGCTTCGTGGTGGCGGGAGAACCGCGGCGGTCAGTATCGGCTGATCAACTTCACGTCGATGTCCGGTCTGCACGGCGCGCCCAGTCAGCCGAACTACGCCGCGGCCAAGATGGGCATCGTCGGGCTCACCTACTCGTGTGCAAATGCCCTCGCCGGTTACGGGGTTCGCAGCAACGCCATCGCTCCGATCGCCGGCACCCGGATGACCCAGGGCATCAAGGGCGGGGGCAGTTTGGACTATTCAGCTGAGAACAAGCGACTGGCTCCGGAAAACGTTGTGCCGCCGGTGATCTACCTGGCCAGCGAACAATCTGAATGGCTCAACCGCCGCATCATCTTCGCGGGTAACGGGCGCATCAGCCTGATGACCAACCCGGTTTTCGAACGCGAGATCGTGTCCGCGTCGGGCACCTGGGACATACCGACAGCGTTCGCCGAGATCGAGGCGTCGTTCAAGGGCTCGGTGTCCCCGAACATCTTCGACAAGCCCCCTGCCAGCTGA
- a CDS encoding enoyl-CoA hydratase/isomerase family protein → MGDEKGSEFEVDEDWVTYEVVEPHIACITINRPDRRNAILSPEMHALFKDRLDTAEADDEVKVVVLVAAGKDFCSGDDVRRLPVEQAGLKKGNRLPQTARLANARRLHRHFTNWMEFPKTVIAACQGATLGAGMNLALAADILVVSDDMYIARPQARIGFAGFSTIMPLALLKLGPNRGYEAMITGRKVKAAELKEWGVASSVVPAGGLRDEAMRYARAVAHHSADGLMIGKHALITFWNAVGMAQFGDWVPMGHSVFTNLAWRDDEFNFMKERTTRGGREAMAELERRYTEWGFD, encoded by the coding sequence GTGGGCGACGAAAAGGGCAGCGAGTTCGAGGTGGACGAGGACTGGGTCACCTACGAGGTCGTCGAACCACACATCGCCTGCATCACCATCAACCGGCCCGACCGGCGAAACGCCATCCTGTCGCCGGAGATGCACGCGCTGTTCAAGGATCGGTTGGATACCGCAGAGGCGGACGACGAGGTCAAAGTCGTTGTACTCGTAGCGGCAGGCAAGGACTTCTGCAGCGGTGACGACGTCCGCCGGTTGCCGGTCGAACAGGCAGGGCTGAAGAAAGGTAACAGGCTTCCGCAGACGGCCCGACTGGCTAACGCCCGTCGCCTGCACCGCCACTTCACGAACTGGATGGAGTTCCCCAAGACGGTCATCGCCGCATGCCAGGGGGCTACCTTGGGCGCTGGGATGAATCTGGCCTTGGCCGCGGATATTCTCGTCGTCTCCGACGACATGTACATCGCCAGGCCCCAGGCGCGAATCGGCTTCGCCGGCTTTTCGACCATCATGCCGCTTGCCCTGCTCAAGCTGGGGCCCAACCGCGGATACGAGGCCATGATCACTGGCCGCAAGGTCAAGGCCGCCGAGCTCAAGGAGTGGGGCGTCGCCTCGTCGGTCGTCCCTGCGGGCGGTTTGCGCGACGAGGCCATGCGCTACGCCCGCGCGGTCGCGCACCACTCCGCGGACGGCCTGATGATCGGAAAGCACGCGTTGATCACTTTCTGGAACGCGGTGGGGATGGCCCAGTTCGGTGACTGGGTCCCAATGGGCCACAGCGTGTTCACCAATCTTGCGTGGCGCGACGACGAGTTCAACTTCATGAAGGAGCGCACGACGCGCGGCGGCCGGGAGGCGATGGCCGAGCTCGAGCGCAGGTACACGGAATGGGGCTTCGACTAG
- a CDS encoding SRPBCC family protein: MPQLVISKHVDAIPATVWAIVADFADVNWIPVAGVVEVEGEGIGMRRLIHGSGTTPVAETLTSMDPDRMELSYSIANNPLPVKRFDALVSVRPTGDAATTVTWSVDYDPVGTAEADQTAAREAIEAVYGMMAGWLADASSTREAT; encoded by the coding sequence ATGCCGCAACTCGTCATCTCCAAGCACGTCGACGCGATACCGGCGACCGTGTGGGCGATTGTTGCGGACTTCGCCGACGTCAACTGGATCCCCGTCGCCGGAGTGGTGGAGGTCGAGGGCGAGGGCATCGGCATGCGCCGCTTGATTCACGGGAGCGGGACCACACCTGTTGCAGAAACCTTGACGAGCATGGATCCCGACCGCATGGAGCTGAGCTACTCGATCGCCAACAACCCCCTGCCCGTCAAGCGATTCGACGCCCTCGTCTCCGTGCGCCCCACGGGCGATGCCGCAACGACGGTCACGTGGAGCGTCGACTACGACCCTGTGGGTACCGCCGAGGCAGACCAGACTGCCGCGCGCGAAGCGATCGAGGCAGTGTACGGAATGATGGCCGGCTGGCTGGCGGACGCATCGTCGACCCGTGAGGCCACGTGA